In a single window of the Fusarium falciforme chromosome 3, complete sequence genome:
- a CDS encoding Copper transport protein codes for MDMSTMTMAMGTAMSDMPTATSASAPMSTSMGSMDMSHSSSMMPASDMAMVFFRAVTTPLFSSAWAPSSDGTYAGTCIFLIAFAVIHQILNAVKRTLFSTPDAVVLPRDSYNPKMSVAERLREQLANHPFRMATETSRALFQVVTSGIGYLLMIAVMTMNVGYFLSVLGGIFLGTLIAGRFGSDAASGH; via the exons ATGGACATGTCGACAATGACAATGGCAATGGGCACAGCCATGTCCGACATGCCAACAGCCACTTCGGCCTCTGCACCTATGTCTACGTCGATGGGTAGCATGGACATGTCGCATTCCTCGTCCATGATGCCCGCCAGCGACATGGCCATGGTATTCTTCCGGGCCGTCACAACACcactcttctcctcggcctggGCTCCCTCCAGCGATGGCACCTACGCCGGGAcctgcatcttcttgatcGCCTTTGCTGTCATACACCAGATACTCAATGCCGTCAAGCGCACGCTTTTCAGCACTCCCGATGCAGTCGTGCTGCCGAGGGACTCTTATAACCCCAAAATGTCAGTGGCGGAGCGCCTGAGAGAACAATTAGCCAACCATCCTTTCCGTATGGCCACTGAGACGAGCCGCGCCCTGTTCCAAGTTGTTACCAGTGGTATAGGATATCTGCT TATGATCGCCGTCATGACAATGAACGTCGGATACTTTCTGTCAGTCCTGGGAGGGATTTTCCTGGGCACTTTGATTGCTGGCCGCTTCGGATCTGATGCTGCCTCTGGACACTGA